A stretch of Besnoitia besnoiti strain Bb-Ger1 chromosome III, whole genome shotgun sequence DNA encodes these proteins:
- a CDS encoding putative membrane protein (encoded by transcript BESB_045800) — protein sequence MKGLGAGGPPGGYGSNGGAFGSSAAFGSSISGGGVLGGVLSSVRKVEVTRELVCKGTISASVGIAMGIIASLIVNCTLVEISMSSFFSFYFGLLFVTVGSVILWRIQVTSKMASDISAGESDQPRKMQLQFFAALIIVSGILCFVLKKNWFVGLHPLIKVPLYTLLGISVAFALTFSLVDMVNYLLGFFQSAVAKPLVESKDQVNLVLFIALLMGGLFGFIFGILDVEDEVQYHVRLALLREQHLCYPIGAVLGGLAGLGNEILRQADEAKIRKLATEFDEEI from the coding sequence ATGAAAGGTTtgggcgctggcggcccgCCCGGGGGCTACGGAAGCAATGGCGGGGCTTTTGGGTCTTCCGCTGCTTTCGGTTCTTCCATTTCTGGCGGCGGTGTCTTGGGCGGCGTCCTGAGCTCCGTTAGGAAAGTGGAGGTGACCCGCGAACTCGTTTGCAAAGGCACGATTTCCGCTAGCGTCGGAATTGCTATGGGTATCATTGCGTCCCTGATAGTGAACTGCACGCTGGTGGAGATTTCTATGTCTTCGTTCTTTTCGTTTTACTTTGGGCTTCTGTTTGTGACGGTGGGAAGCGTCATCCTGTGGCGCATCCAGGTGACAAGCAAAATGGCTTCTGATATCTCTGCGGGGGAGAGCGACCAGCCTCGTAAGATGCAGCTCCAGTTTTTTGCAGCTTTGATCATTGTGTCGGGAATTCTCTGCTTCGTTCTGAAAAAGAATTGGTTCGTCGGTCTGCATCCGCTCATCAAAGTTCCCCTCTACACGCTGCTTGGCATTTCCGTCGCGTTTGCACTCACCTTTTCGCTCGTAGACATGGTCAACTACCTTCTTGGCTTCTTTCAGTCCGCCGTCGCGAAACCGCTGGTCGAGTCGAAGGACCAAGTGAACCTGGTTCTGTTTATTGCTCTCTTGATGGGGGGCTTGTTCGGATTCATTTTCGGGATTCTCGACGTCGAAGACGAGGTTCAGTACCACGTGCGACTCGCCCTGCTCCGAGAACAACACCTCTGCTACCCCATTGGCGCGGTTCTTGGAGGCCTCGCCGGTCTGGGCAATGAGATTCTGCGCCAAGCCGATGAAGCAAAAATCAGGAAACTCGCGACAGAGTTCGACGAGGAAATCTAG
- a CDS encoding peptidyl-prolyl cis-trans isomerase (encoded by transcript BESB_045810), producing MSEVYVNEPSTRGKVVLHTSLGDLDVELWTRECPKACRNFLQLCLEGYYTNTIFHRVVKDFIIQGGDPTGTGRGGGDTTFDEQPFEVELHPRLKFRYRGLVGVANLGRGASSSSASSFSSEKTKGGKALGTNGNQFFITLGRADVLNNAYTLFGKVTGHTLYNLMKFNELQVGKEDRPESPPVIKGVEVLWNPFEDIVPRRLPALPCDPQAAPGEERETRKRTRGAEVVGSRRAAGSQRKKSDREDEEKEAREKLKKADKKLLSFDENSEGESAGEAAQKKRKTLSAHDLLSDLQLLRESHTGEEEEEEGDADWRLTEKLREGGGAALSSVRARLAALSASSGPRDQLGGSESSDRRARGSEEDASENARESRSASPSSSDDEREGGKDEERGERSQGAAVGETRRIVEGLRRLRGGGADGRGSRAAREEVANSDLMTEAEKRRQMFLIKKRDQGSKQRQETTLQKLDRFTEQLRRLRARGSSGSASSAFDREASVESTFPGAKGGGRGGSRTLAGKAAKAEAGTLNALLPDLDEEIEESDGSWLQSGGLRFAVDSARAYELDQVRAAGSVVVMDPLKGLSDEQKRRRAEERRKQQGRANPDGVRNVPKW from the exons ATGTCTGAAGTGTATGTCAATGAGCCCTCCACGCGCGGCAAGGTGGTGCTGCACACCTCGCTGGGAGACTTGGACGTGGAGCTGTGGACGCGCGAGTGCCCGAAGGCGTGTCGGAATTTCCTGCAGCTGTGCCTGGAGGGCTACTACACCAACACGATTTTCCACCGCGTCGTGAAGGACTTTATCATCCAAGGCGGCGACCCCACGGGCacgggacgcggcggcggcgacaccaCGTTCGACGAACAGCCCTTCGAGGTCGAGCTGCATCCGCGCCTCAAGTTTCGCTACCGCGgtctcgtcggcgtcgccaacTTGGGGCGgggcgcctcttcgtcctccgcgtcttccttctcgagcgagaagacgaaaggCGGCAAGGCCCTGGGGACAAACGGCAACCAGTTCTTCATCACGCTCGGCCGCGCAGACGTCCTCAACAATGCGTACACTCTCTTTGGAAAGGTCACTGGACACACGCTGTACAACTTGATGAAATTCAACGAACTCCAAGTGGGCAAAGAGGACAGACCCGAGAGTCCGCCGGTCATCAAAGGCGTCGAGGTGCTGTGGAACCCCTTCGAGGACATCGTCCCCAGAAGACTGCCTGCACTCCCCTGCGACCCCCAGGCTGCGCCGGGcgaggagcgcgagacgcggaagaggacgcgaggcgcagaggtgGTAGGgagccgtcgcgccgcgggcagccagcggaagaagagcgacagggaagacgaggagaaagaggcgcgGGAAAAACTGAAGAAGGCAGACAAGAAGCTGCTCTCCTTTGACGAAAACAGTgagggcgagagcgcaggcgaagcagcgcaaAAGAAGCGGAAAACTCTGAGCGCGCATGACCTGCTCAGCGACCTCCAGCTTCTCAGAGAGAGCCACaccggagaggaagaggaggaggagggagacgcggacTGGCGGTTGACAGAGAAGTTGcgtgaaggcggcggcgcggcgctttcCAGCGTCCGAGCCCGTCTGGCGGCGCTGTCCGCTTCTTCCGGTCCTCGCGACCAGCTGGGCGGCAGCGAATCGAGTgaccgacgcgcgcgcggaagcgaggaggacgcgagcgaaaatgcccgcgagagccgatccgcttctccgtcgtcctcAGACGACGAGCGCGAAGGTGGaaaggacgaagagaggggAGAAAGAAGCCAAGGCGCAGCGGTCGGCGAGACACGCCGCATCGTGGAAGGGTTGCGGCGGCTcaggggcggaggcgccgacggcagAGGATCTCgtgcggcgcgggaggaagTGGCGAACAGCGATCTCATGACGGAGGCCGAAAAACGGCGGCAGATGTTCCTGATCAAGAAGAGAGATCAAGGTAGCAAGCAGCGGCAGGAAACGACGCTTCAGAAGCTCGATCGTTTCACAGAGCAG CTGCGGCGTTTGCGGGCTCGGGGGTCGTCtggctctgcgtcgtctgcgttcgACAGGGAGGCCTCCGTGGAGTCGACCTTTCCGGGGGCTAagggcggcggtcgcggaggatCGCGCACGTTGGCggggaaggccgcgaaggcggaggctggGACCTTGAACGCGCTGCTTCCGGATCTCGACGAAGAAATCGAAGAAAGCGATGGGTCCTGGCTACAGAGTGGGGGCCTGCGGTTCGCAGTCGACAGCGCGCGGGCGTACGAACTCGACCAAgttcgcgcggcgggctccgTCGTGGTCATGGATCCCCTCAAGGGCCTCAGCGACGAACAgaaaagacgacgcgcggaggagcgcagGAAACAGCAGGGCCGCGCCAACCCAGACGGCGTGCGAAACGTCCCCAAGTGGTGA